The following proteins are encoded in a genomic region of Herminiimonas arsenicoxydans:
- a CDS encoding Putative amidophosphoribosyltransferase (Evidence 3 : Function proposed based on presence of conserved amino acid motif, structural feature or limited homology; Product type pe : putative enzyme), translating to MLHRFFDWSRHFIRHLPTALPSSCALCGFSSRQALCVDCEQRFFHQTPPRCLQCASPLPHTGALAQRCGACLGDPPAFDATIVAGDYAAPVDHLVLALKFGNRLALAPLFASMLRDAILREPAFAMPALLTAVPLGEKRLSERGFNQALEIAKPLAQAIAIPLAPQLLERTRDTLMQSMLHPAERHRNMRHAFVLPANADVLVRGRHVGVVDDVMTTGVTLNEIAATLKRHGAVRVTNLVFARTPPK from the coding sequence ATGCTGCATCGTTTTTTCGACTGGTCCCGTCATTTCATTCGGCATCTGCCGACCGCGCTTCCATCGTCGTGCGCATTGTGCGGCTTCAGCAGCAGGCAGGCATTGTGCGTCGACTGCGAACAACGCTTCTTCCATCAGACCCCGCCGCGCTGCCTGCAATGCGCATCCCCGCTCCCGCATACCGGCGCGCTGGCACAACGGTGCGGCGCCTGTCTTGGCGATCCGCCTGCCTTCGACGCCACCATCGTGGCCGGCGATTACGCCGCGCCTGTCGATCATCTGGTGCTGGCCCTCAAATTCGGCAACCGGCTGGCGCTGGCACCGCTGTTTGCAAGCATGTTGCGCGATGCGATATTGCGCGAACCGGCCTTCGCCATGCCCGCCTTGCTGACCGCCGTACCGCTGGGTGAAAAAAGACTGAGCGAGCGCGGCTTCAATCAGGCACTGGAAATTGCCAAGCCCCTGGCGCAGGCAATTGCCATTCCGCTGGCGCCGCAATTGCTGGAGCGTACGCGCGACACGCTGATGCAATCGATGCTGCATCCCGCCGAGCGTCATCGCAACATGCGCCACGCATTTGTCTTGCCGGCCAATGCCGACGTACTTGTCCGGGGACGGCATGTAGGCGTCGTGGACGATGTGATGACTACAGGCGTTACCCTGAACGAAATCGCCGCCACGCTGAAACGTCATGGCGCAGTGCGCGTCACCAATCTTGTCTTCGCGCGCACGCCGCCGAAGTAA